A DNA window from Thermococcus sp. contains the following coding sequences:
- a CDS encoding MJ1477/TM1410 family putative glycoside hydrolase, giving the protein MKATDALLAIFFALVLLASGCLGNGRGEDAQTTHGIPPARVDAPSSSLEGLSSQPPHSSGLSKIESWAYWLQNASPNVIVRSGFDLIVMDYSRDGNDETAYTRGEIEEIKKAGVIPVAYLSIGEAEDYRFYWNESWAENPPEWLGPENPEWEGNFAVKYWSDEWKRIVFTYLDKIIVRGFSGVYLDKVDEFEYWSAKAHDENWTAKEMINLIIEIANYTRSKAGEDFLVIPQNGERLLEYDDGRLLKVVSGWASEDVFYDGLRPSPWRDEKLPLLEEVAKAGKLVLVVDYIDDGTESPENIARIRDFTEKARKSGYIPYAAREDRELDELVMIPGIQPPR; this is encoded by the coding sequence ATGAAGGCCACTGATGCGCTCCTCGCAATCTTCTTTGCCCTTGTTCTTCTGGCCTCTGGATGTCTAGGAAACGGGCGGGGGGAAGATGCCCAAACGACTCACGGTATCCCCCCAGCAAGAGTTGACGCACCGTCGAGCAGTTTAGAAGGGCTATCTTCTCAACCACCCCATTCGAGTGGCCTGTCCAAAATCGAGAGCTGGGCATACTGGCTCCAGAACGCGAGTCCAAACGTTATAGTCCGGAGTGGTTTTGATTTAATCGTTATGGACTATTCACGGGACGGAAACGATGAAACCGCCTATACACGGGGAGAGATTGAGGAGATTAAGAAGGCCGGCGTGATTCCAGTAGCTTACCTCAGCATAGGAGAGGCCGAGGACTACCGCTTTTACTGGAACGAGAGCTGGGCGGAGAACCCTCCGGAATGGCTCGGCCCGGAGAACCCGGAATGGGAGGGCAACTTCGCCGTGAAGTACTGGAGCGATGAGTGGAAGCGAATCGTCTTCACGTACCTTGATAAAATTATTGTCCGGGGCTTTTCCGGTGTTTACCTCGACAAGGTTGACGAGTTCGAGTACTGGAGTGCCAAGGCCCACGACGAGAACTGGACGGCGAAGGAGATGATTAACCTCATCATAGAGATAGCAAACTACACGCGCTCGAAAGCAGGTGAAGACTTTCTCGTAATCCCCCAGAACGGGGAGAGACTTCTAGAATACGACGACGGACGGCTTTTGAAAGTCGTCTCGGGATGGGCGAGCGAGGACGTCTTCTACGACGGCCTTAGGCCGAGTCCGTGGCGGGATGAAAAGCTTCCCCTCCTCGAGGAGGTTGCCAAAGCCGGAAAGCTCGTCCTCGTTGTTGACTACATCGATGACGGAACAGAAAGTCCGGAGAACATAGCGAGAATAAGGGACTTCACCGAGAAGGCGAGAAAGAGTGGCTACATCCCCTACGCGGCGAGAGAGGATAGGGAACTCGACGAGCTGGTAATGATTCCGGGAATTCAGCCGCCAAGATAA
- a CDS encoding NTP transferase domain-containing protein → MSYPVFILAGGRSTRMGKEKPVLKVGRKPMLLRVYEEALVMGETIVALSKNTPKAKELCLREGVPFVETPGRGYVEDVMWLLQEFGPFVSVSADLPFLKASDISSIAKAFDGRVSLTGVLPLEKVPRDLKPVAYRGYAIVGLNAVALEGERFFELSNSLLALNVNTPEELKLANRIAKLVGR, encoded by the coding sequence ATGAGCTACCCGGTATTCATCCTCGCCGGCGGAAGGTCAACGCGCATGGGAAAGGAAAAGCCCGTTCTGAAGGTCGGGAGAAAGCCGATGCTCCTTCGGGTCTATGAGGAGGCTTTGGTGATGGGAGAAACAATCGTAGCTCTCTCAAAGAACACACCGAAGGCCAAAGAGCTGTGCCTTAGGGAAGGAGTTCCCTTCGTTGAAACACCTGGAAGGGGTTACGTCGAAGACGTGATGTGGCTCCTCCAGGAGTTCGGACCTTTCGTCAGTGTCTCAGCCGACTTGCCTTTCCTAAAGGCCTCGGATATTAGCTCAATCGCGAAGGCCTTCGACGGGAGGGTAAGCTTAACCGGCGTCCTTCCGCTGGAGAAGGTTCCGCGGGATTTAAAGCCCGTAGCTTACAGGGGCTACGCGATAGTTGGATTGAACGCGGTAGCGCTAGAGGGAGAGCGCTTTTTTGAGCTGAGCAACTCCCTTCTGGCTTTAAACGTGAACACACCGGAAGAGTTAAAGCT